A DNA window from Mastomys coucha isolate ucsf_1 unplaced genomic scaffold, UCSF_Mcou_1 pScaffold21, whole genome shotgun sequence contains the following coding sequences:
- the Tulp2 gene encoding tubby-related protein 2 isoform X1: protein MDREGPSGPRNGKSQENEQWKKETLEDEFSGVRLQKLEQQRQLFEKKQRRKRQEPLMVQANPDASLRHRRPRRGEERFQSDSSWGLGVGSPFLQENVPQAHLPSGAHSALVTMSYVGDGSGERAPLLSPRGAVYTRGNGPTVRHICWLPDSSDSDVEEVTMEDIPVISRPPKTHLANRRRGWLASPGPGISEEEEVESSDAGVEDKTPSPDPEPDPKPDPEPDPDPTMNSDQVHEDLASCKMEENTAPNTETASGIGDEDPEKKEVTESTETNNAPVASNVLQGDGDTSNHNAWNMTCPLPRTPGPRLGEDMEAYVLLPAPRDHMVQCRIVRNKHGMDKGMFPSYYLYLEAEDGVAVRSSPLGHFLLAGRKRKRSKTSNYLISLDPKDMSRNGNNFVGKVRSNILGTKFTIFDNGVNPERNYWVPDSARIREELGVVCYETNVLGFRGPRKMTVILPGMDSRKQRMKIQPQNDQDSILSRVQKGAGHGLLLLQNKAPSWSDESGAYVLNFHGRVTRASVKNFQIVHPDEPDHLVLQFGRVAPNIFTMDFRYPLCPLQAFAICLSSFDGKLACDCKRVNTAFPAEFLCKK, encoded by the exons ATGGACCGTGAGGGGCCAAGCGGGCCAAGAAATGG AAAGTCTCAGGAGAATGAACAGTGGAAGAAAGA GACCTTGGAGGATGAATTCTCTGGTGTGAGGCTGCAGAAGCTGGAACAACAG CGACAGCTATTTGAGAAGAAGCAGCGCAGGAAACGCCAGGAGCCCCTCATGGTTCAGGCCAATCCTGATGCTTCCCTGAGGCACCGGCGACCAAGGCGTGGGGAGGAGCGCTTCCAGAGTGACAGCAGCTGGGGCCTTG GTGTTGGGAGCCCTTTCCTCCAGGAGAACGTACCACAGGCACATCTGCCCTCAGGGGCGCACAGTGCCCTTGTCACCATGAGCTATGTCGGAGATGGGAGTGGTGAGCGGGCCCCTCTACTGTCACCCCGAGGAGCAG TATACACTCGGGGCAACGGCCCCACGGTCCGCCATATATGCTGGCTCCCAGACAGCTCGGATTCAGATGTAGAGGAAGTGACCATGGAAGACATTCCCGTCATCTCCCGACCTCCCAAGACGCATCTGGCAAACCGACGCAGGGGCTGGTTAGCCTCCCCAGGACCTG GGATCAGTGAAGAGGAAGAGGTTGAATCCTCGGATGCCGGAGTTGAAGACAAGACACCCAGCCCAGACCCAGAACCAGACCCAAAACCAGACCCAGAACCAGACCCAGACCCTACCATGAACTCTGATCAAGTTCATGAAGACTTGGCATCCTGCAAGATGGAAGAAAACACAGCCCCAAATACAGAAACAGCCTCTGGCATTGGG GATGAAGACCCGGAGAAGAAAGAGGTCACAGAGTCTACAGAGACAAACAATGCCCCAGTGGCATCCAACGTTTTGCAAGGCGATGGTGACACCAGCAACCACAATGCCTGGAACATGACCTGCCCCCTGCCTCGCACTCCAGGCCCTCGGCTCGGGGAGGACATGGAGGCATATGTGTTGCTCCCTGCACCCCGAGACCACATGGTGCAGTGCCGCATCGTCAGAAACAAGCATGGCATGGACAAGGGGATGTTCCCTTCATACTACCTCTacctggaggcagaggatggTGTAGCAGTACGCTCCAGCCCTTTGGGG CACTTCCTTCTGGCTGGgcggaaaaggaaaagaagcaaaactTCAAATTACCTCATCTCCCTGGATCCCAAAGACATGTCTCGCAACGGGAACAACTTTGTGGGCAAAGTTAG ATCCAATATCCTGGGCACGAAATTCACCATCTTCGATAATGGGGTAAACCCTGAGCGGAACTACTGGGTTCCAGACAGTGCCCGGATCAGAGAGGAGCTGGGGGTTGTATGCTAT GAGACCAATGTCTTGGGATTCAGGGGGCCTCGGAAAATGACTGTGATCCTTCCAGGAATGGACAGCCGGAAGCAGAGGATGAAAATCCAGCCACAAAAT GATCAGGATTCGATATTGAGTCGTGTACAGAAGGGCGCTGGACACGGGCTGCTCCTACTGCAGAACAAGGCCCCATCGTGGAGCGATGAAAGCGGCGCATACGTACTCAATTTTCACGGTCGCGTCACTCGAGCTTCGGTCAAGAACTTCCAGATAGTGCACCCGGATGAAC CGGACCACCTGGTGCTCCAGTTTGGCCGTGTGGCCCCAAACATATTCACGATGGATTTCCGATATCCTCTTTGCCCGCTCCAAGCCTTCGCCATCTGCTTATCCAGTTTCGATGGGAAACTGGCCT GCGATTGCAAGAGAGTGAACACAGCCTTCCCAGCAGAGTTCCTATGCAAGAAGTAG
- the Tulp2 gene encoding tubby-related protein 2 isoform X2, whose product MDREGPSGPRNGKSQENEQWKKETLEDEFSGVRLQKLEQQRQLFEKKQRRKRQEPLMVQANPDASLRHRRPRRGEERFQSDSSWGLGVGSPFLQENVPQAHLPSGAHSALVTMSYVGDGSGERAPLLSPRGAVYTRGNGPTVRHICWLPDSSDSDVEEVTMEDIPVISRPPKTHLANRRRGWLASPGPGISEEEEVESSDAGVEDKTPSPDPEPDPKPDPEPDPDPTMNSDQVHEDLASCKMEENTAPNTETASGIGDEDPEKKEVTESTETNNAPVASNVLQGDGDTSNHNAWNMTCPLPRTPGPRLGEDMEAYVLLPAPRDHMVQCRIVRNKHGMDKGMFPSYYLYLEAEDGVAHFLLAGRKRKRSKTSNYLISLDPKDMSRNGNNFVGKVRSNILGTKFTIFDNGVNPERNYWVPDSARIREELGVVCYETNVLGFRGPRKMTVILPGMDSRKQRMKIQPQNDQDSILSRVQKGAGHGLLLLQNKAPSWSDESGAYVLNFHGRVTRASVKNFQIVHPDEPDHLVLQFGRVAPNIFTMDFRYPLCPLQAFAICLSSFDGKLACDCKRVNTAFPAEFLCKK is encoded by the exons ATGGACCGTGAGGGGCCAAGCGGGCCAAGAAATGG AAAGTCTCAGGAGAATGAACAGTGGAAGAAAGA GACCTTGGAGGATGAATTCTCTGGTGTGAGGCTGCAGAAGCTGGAACAACAG CGACAGCTATTTGAGAAGAAGCAGCGCAGGAAACGCCAGGAGCCCCTCATGGTTCAGGCCAATCCTGATGCTTCCCTGAGGCACCGGCGACCAAGGCGTGGGGAGGAGCGCTTCCAGAGTGACAGCAGCTGGGGCCTTG GTGTTGGGAGCCCTTTCCTCCAGGAGAACGTACCACAGGCACATCTGCCCTCAGGGGCGCACAGTGCCCTTGTCACCATGAGCTATGTCGGAGATGGGAGTGGTGAGCGGGCCCCTCTACTGTCACCCCGAGGAGCAG TATACACTCGGGGCAACGGCCCCACGGTCCGCCATATATGCTGGCTCCCAGACAGCTCGGATTCAGATGTAGAGGAAGTGACCATGGAAGACATTCCCGTCATCTCCCGACCTCCCAAGACGCATCTGGCAAACCGACGCAGGGGCTGGTTAGCCTCCCCAGGACCTG GGATCAGTGAAGAGGAAGAGGTTGAATCCTCGGATGCCGGAGTTGAAGACAAGACACCCAGCCCAGACCCAGAACCAGACCCAAAACCAGACCCAGAACCAGACCCAGACCCTACCATGAACTCTGATCAAGTTCATGAAGACTTGGCATCCTGCAAGATGGAAGAAAACACAGCCCCAAATACAGAAACAGCCTCTGGCATTGGG GATGAAGACCCGGAGAAGAAAGAGGTCACAGAGTCTACAGAGACAAACAATGCCCCAGTGGCATCCAACGTTTTGCAAGGCGATGGTGACACCAGCAACCACAATGCCTGGAACATGACCTGCCCCCTGCCTCGCACTCCAGGCCCTCGGCTCGGGGAGGACATGGAGGCATATGTGTTGCTCCCTGCACCCCGAGACCACATGGTGCAGTGCCGCATCGTCAGAAACAAGCATGGCATGGACAAGGGGATGTTCCCTTCATACTACCTCTacctggaggcagaggatggTGTAGCA CACTTCCTTCTGGCTGGgcggaaaaggaaaagaagcaaaactTCAAATTACCTCATCTCCCTGGATCCCAAAGACATGTCTCGCAACGGGAACAACTTTGTGGGCAAAGTTAG ATCCAATATCCTGGGCACGAAATTCACCATCTTCGATAATGGGGTAAACCCTGAGCGGAACTACTGGGTTCCAGACAGTGCCCGGATCAGAGAGGAGCTGGGGGTTGTATGCTAT GAGACCAATGTCTTGGGATTCAGGGGGCCTCGGAAAATGACTGTGATCCTTCCAGGAATGGACAGCCGGAAGCAGAGGATGAAAATCCAGCCACAAAAT GATCAGGATTCGATATTGAGTCGTGTACAGAAGGGCGCTGGACACGGGCTGCTCCTACTGCAGAACAAGGCCCCATCGTGGAGCGATGAAAGCGGCGCATACGTACTCAATTTTCACGGTCGCGTCACTCGAGCTTCGGTCAAGAACTTCCAGATAGTGCACCCGGATGAAC CGGACCACCTGGTGCTCCAGTTTGGCCGTGTGGCCCCAAACATATTCACGATGGATTTCCGATATCCTCTTTGCCCGCTCCAAGCCTTCGCCATCTGCTTATCCAGTTTCGATGGGAAACTGGCCT GCGATTGCAAGAGAGTGAACACAGCCTTCCCAGCAGAGTTCCTATGCAAGAAGTAG
- the Tulp2 gene encoding tubby-related protein 2 isoform X4, protein MDREGPSGPRNGKSQENEQWKKETLEDEFSGVRLQKLEQQRQLFEKKQRRKRQEPLMVQANPDASLRHRRPRRGEERFQSDSSWGLGVGSPFLQENVPQAHLPSGAHSALVTMSYVGDGSGERAPLLSPRGAVYTRGNGPTVRHICWLPDSSDSDVEEVTMEDIPVISRPPKTHLANRRRGWLASPGPGISEEEEVESSDAGVEDKTPSPDPEPDPKPDPEPDPDPTMNSDQVHEDLASCKMEENTAPNTETASGIGDEDPEKKEVTESTETNNAPVASNVLQGDGDTSNHNAWNMTCPLPRTPGPRLGEDMEAYVLLPAPRDHMVQCRIVRNKHGMDKGMFPSYYLYLEAEDGVAVRSSPLGHFLLAGRKRKRSKTSNYLISLDPKDMSRNGNNFVGKVRSNILGTKFTIFDNGVNPERNYWVPDSARIREELGVVCYETNVLGFRGPRKMTVILPGMDSRKQRMKIQPQNDQDSILSRVQKGAGHGLLLLQNKAPSWSDESGAYVLNFHGRVTRASVKNFQIVHPDEPDHLVLQFGRVAPNIFTMDFRYPLCPLQAFAICLSSFDGKLAFF, encoded by the exons ATGGACCGTGAGGGGCCAAGCGGGCCAAGAAATGG AAAGTCTCAGGAGAATGAACAGTGGAAGAAAGA GACCTTGGAGGATGAATTCTCTGGTGTGAGGCTGCAGAAGCTGGAACAACAG CGACAGCTATTTGAGAAGAAGCAGCGCAGGAAACGCCAGGAGCCCCTCATGGTTCAGGCCAATCCTGATGCTTCCCTGAGGCACCGGCGACCAAGGCGTGGGGAGGAGCGCTTCCAGAGTGACAGCAGCTGGGGCCTTG GTGTTGGGAGCCCTTTCCTCCAGGAGAACGTACCACAGGCACATCTGCCCTCAGGGGCGCACAGTGCCCTTGTCACCATGAGCTATGTCGGAGATGGGAGTGGTGAGCGGGCCCCTCTACTGTCACCCCGAGGAGCAG TATACACTCGGGGCAACGGCCCCACGGTCCGCCATATATGCTGGCTCCCAGACAGCTCGGATTCAGATGTAGAGGAAGTGACCATGGAAGACATTCCCGTCATCTCCCGACCTCCCAAGACGCATCTGGCAAACCGACGCAGGGGCTGGTTAGCCTCCCCAGGACCTG GGATCAGTGAAGAGGAAGAGGTTGAATCCTCGGATGCCGGAGTTGAAGACAAGACACCCAGCCCAGACCCAGAACCAGACCCAAAACCAGACCCAGAACCAGACCCAGACCCTACCATGAACTCTGATCAAGTTCATGAAGACTTGGCATCCTGCAAGATGGAAGAAAACACAGCCCCAAATACAGAAACAGCCTCTGGCATTGGG GATGAAGACCCGGAGAAGAAAGAGGTCACAGAGTCTACAGAGACAAACAATGCCCCAGTGGCATCCAACGTTTTGCAAGGCGATGGTGACACCAGCAACCACAATGCCTGGAACATGACCTGCCCCCTGCCTCGCACTCCAGGCCCTCGGCTCGGGGAGGACATGGAGGCATATGTGTTGCTCCCTGCACCCCGAGACCACATGGTGCAGTGCCGCATCGTCAGAAACAAGCATGGCATGGACAAGGGGATGTTCCCTTCATACTACCTCTacctggaggcagaggatggTGTAGCAGTACGCTCCAGCCCTTTGGGG CACTTCCTTCTGGCTGGgcggaaaaggaaaagaagcaaaactTCAAATTACCTCATCTCCCTGGATCCCAAAGACATGTCTCGCAACGGGAACAACTTTGTGGGCAAAGTTAG ATCCAATATCCTGGGCACGAAATTCACCATCTTCGATAATGGGGTAAACCCTGAGCGGAACTACTGGGTTCCAGACAGTGCCCGGATCAGAGAGGAGCTGGGGGTTGTATGCTAT GAGACCAATGTCTTGGGATTCAGGGGGCCTCGGAAAATGACTGTGATCCTTCCAGGAATGGACAGCCGGAAGCAGAGGATGAAAATCCAGCCACAAAAT GATCAGGATTCGATATTGAGTCGTGTACAGAAGGGCGCTGGACACGGGCTGCTCCTACTGCAGAACAAGGCCCCATCGTGGAGCGATGAAAGCGGCGCATACGTACTCAATTTTCACGGTCGCGTCACTCGAGCTTCGGTCAAGAACTTCCAGATAGTGCACCCGGATGAAC CGGACCACCTGGTGCTCCAGTTTGGCCGTGTGGCCCCAAACATATTCACGATGGATTTCCGATATCCTCTTTGCCCGCTCCAAGCCTTCGCCATCTGCTTATCCAGTTTCGATGGGAAACTGGCCT ttttttga
- the Tulp2 gene encoding tubby-related protein 2 isoform X5: protein MDREGPSGPRNGKSQENEQWKKETLEDEFSGVRLQKLEQQRQLFEKKQRRKRQEPLMVQANPDASLRHRRPRRGEERFQSDSSWGLGVGSPFLQENVPQAHLPSGAHSALVTMSYVGDGSGERAPLLSPRGAVYTRGNGPTVRHICWLPDSSDSDVEEVTMEDIPVISRPPKTHLANRRRGWLASPGPGISEEEEVESSDAGVEDKTPSPDPEPDPKPDPEPDPDPTMNSDQVHEDLASCKMEENTAPNTETASGIGDEDPEKKEVTESTETNNAPVASNVLQGDGDTSNHNAWNMTCPLPRTPGPRLGEDMEAYVLLPAPRDHMVQCRIVRNKHGMDKGMFPSYYLYLEAEDGVAHFLLAGRKRKRSKTSNYLISLDPKDMSRNGNNFVGKVRSNILGTKFTIFDNGVNPERNYWVPDSARIREELGVVCYETNVLGFRGPRKMTVILPGMDSRKQRMKIQPQNDQDSILSRVQKGAGHGLLLLQNKAPSWSDESGAYVLNFHGRVTRASVKNFQIVHPDEPDHLVLQFGRVAPNIFTMDFRYPLCPLQAFAICLSSFDGKLACE, encoded by the exons ATGGACCGTGAGGGGCCAAGCGGGCCAAGAAATGG AAAGTCTCAGGAGAATGAACAGTGGAAGAAAGA GACCTTGGAGGATGAATTCTCTGGTGTGAGGCTGCAGAAGCTGGAACAACAG CGACAGCTATTTGAGAAGAAGCAGCGCAGGAAACGCCAGGAGCCCCTCATGGTTCAGGCCAATCCTGATGCTTCCCTGAGGCACCGGCGACCAAGGCGTGGGGAGGAGCGCTTCCAGAGTGACAGCAGCTGGGGCCTTG GTGTTGGGAGCCCTTTCCTCCAGGAGAACGTACCACAGGCACATCTGCCCTCAGGGGCGCACAGTGCCCTTGTCACCATGAGCTATGTCGGAGATGGGAGTGGTGAGCGGGCCCCTCTACTGTCACCCCGAGGAGCAG TATACACTCGGGGCAACGGCCCCACGGTCCGCCATATATGCTGGCTCCCAGACAGCTCGGATTCAGATGTAGAGGAAGTGACCATGGAAGACATTCCCGTCATCTCCCGACCTCCCAAGACGCATCTGGCAAACCGACGCAGGGGCTGGTTAGCCTCCCCAGGACCTG GGATCAGTGAAGAGGAAGAGGTTGAATCCTCGGATGCCGGAGTTGAAGACAAGACACCCAGCCCAGACCCAGAACCAGACCCAAAACCAGACCCAGAACCAGACCCAGACCCTACCATGAACTCTGATCAAGTTCATGAAGACTTGGCATCCTGCAAGATGGAAGAAAACACAGCCCCAAATACAGAAACAGCCTCTGGCATTGGG GATGAAGACCCGGAGAAGAAAGAGGTCACAGAGTCTACAGAGACAAACAATGCCCCAGTGGCATCCAACGTTTTGCAAGGCGATGGTGACACCAGCAACCACAATGCCTGGAACATGACCTGCCCCCTGCCTCGCACTCCAGGCCCTCGGCTCGGGGAGGACATGGAGGCATATGTGTTGCTCCCTGCACCCCGAGACCACATGGTGCAGTGCCGCATCGTCAGAAACAAGCATGGCATGGACAAGGGGATGTTCCCTTCATACTACCTCTacctggaggcagaggatggTGTAGCA CACTTCCTTCTGGCTGGgcggaaaaggaaaagaagcaaaactTCAAATTACCTCATCTCCCTGGATCCCAAAGACATGTCTCGCAACGGGAACAACTTTGTGGGCAAAGTTAG ATCCAATATCCTGGGCACGAAATTCACCATCTTCGATAATGGGGTAAACCCTGAGCGGAACTACTGGGTTCCAGACAGTGCCCGGATCAGAGAGGAGCTGGGGGTTGTATGCTAT GAGACCAATGTCTTGGGATTCAGGGGGCCTCGGAAAATGACTGTGATCCTTCCAGGAATGGACAGCCGGAAGCAGAGGATGAAAATCCAGCCACAAAAT GATCAGGATTCGATATTGAGTCGTGTACAGAAGGGCGCTGGACACGGGCTGCTCCTACTGCAGAACAAGGCCCCATCGTGGAGCGATGAAAGCGGCGCATACGTACTCAATTTTCACGGTCGCGTCACTCGAGCTTCGGTCAAGAACTTCCAGATAGTGCACCCGGATGAAC CGGACCACCTGGTGCTCCAGTTTGGCCGTGTGGCCCCAAACATATTCACGATGGATTTCCGATATCCTCTTTGCCCGCTCCAAGCCTTCGCCATCTGCTTATCCAGTTTCGATGGGAAACTGGCCTGTGAGTAA
- the Tulp2 gene encoding tubby-related protein 2 isoform X3 — translation MDREGPSGPRNGTLEDEFSGVRLQKLEQQRQLFEKKQRRKRQEPLMVQANPDASLRHRRPRRGEERFQSDSSWGLGVGSPFLQENVPQAHLPSGAHSALVTMSYVGDGSGERAPLLSPRGAVYTRGNGPTVRHICWLPDSSDSDVEEVTMEDIPVISRPPKTHLANRRRGWLASPGPGISEEEEVESSDAGVEDKTPSPDPEPDPKPDPEPDPDPTMNSDQVHEDLASCKMEENTAPNTETASGIGDEDPEKKEVTESTETNNAPVASNVLQGDGDTSNHNAWNMTCPLPRTPGPRLGEDMEAYVLLPAPRDHMVQCRIVRNKHGMDKGMFPSYYLYLEAEDGVAVRSSPLGHFLLAGRKRKRSKTSNYLISLDPKDMSRNGNNFVGKVRSNILGTKFTIFDNGVNPERNYWVPDSARIREELGVVCYETNVLGFRGPRKMTVILPGMDSRKQRMKIQPQNDQDSILSRVQKGAGHGLLLLQNKAPSWSDESGAYVLNFHGRVTRASVKNFQIVHPDEPDHLVLQFGRVAPNIFTMDFRYPLCPLQAFAICLSSFDGKLACDCKRVNTAFPAEFLCKK, via the exons ATGGACCGTGAGGGGCCAAGCGGGCCAAGAAATGG GACCTTGGAGGATGAATTCTCTGGTGTGAGGCTGCAGAAGCTGGAACAACAG CGACAGCTATTTGAGAAGAAGCAGCGCAGGAAACGCCAGGAGCCCCTCATGGTTCAGGCCAATCCTGATGCTTCCCTGAGGCACCGGCGACCAAGGCGTGGGGAGGAGCGCTTCCAGAGTGACAGCAGCTGGGGCCTTG GTGTTGGGAGCCCTTTCCTCCAGGAGAACGTACCACAGGCACATCTGCCCTCAGGGGCGCACAGTGCCCTTGTCACCATGAGCTATGTCGGAGATGGGAGTGGTGAGCGGGCCCCTCTACTGTCACCCCGAGGAGCAG TATACACTCGGGGCAACGGCCCCACGGTCCGCCATATATGCTGGCTCCCAGACAGCTCGGATTCAGATGTAGAGGAAGTGACCATGGAAGACATTCCCGTCATCTCCCGACCTCCCAAGACGCATCTGGCAAACCGACGCAGGGGCTGGTTAGCCTCCCCAGGACCTG GGATCAGTGAAGAGGAAGAGGTTGAATCCTCGGATGCCGGAGTTGAAGACAAGACACCCAGCCCAGACCCAGAACCAGACCCAAAACCAGACCCAGAACCAGACCCAGACCCTACCATGAACTCTGATCAAGTTCATGAAGACTTGGCATCCTGCAAGATGGAAGAAAACACAGCCCCAAATACAGAAACAGCCTCTGGCATTGGG GATGAAGACCCGGAGAAGAAAGAGGTCACAGAGTCTACAGAGACAAACAATGCCCCAGTGGCATCCAACGTTTTGCAAGGCGATGGTGACACCAGCAACCACAATGCCTGGAACATGACCTGCCCCCTGCCTCGCACTCCAGGCCCTCGGCTCGGGGAGGACATGGAGGCATATGTGTTGCTCCCTGCACCCCGAGACCACATGGTGCAGTGCCGCATCGTCAGAAACAAGCATGGCATGGACAAGGGGATGTTCCCTTCATACTACCTCTacctggaggcagaggatggTGTAGCAGTACGCTCCAGCCCTTTGGGG CACTTCCTTCTGGCTGGgcggaaaaggaaaagaagcaaaactTCAAATTACCTCATCTCCCTGGATCCCAAAGACATGTCTCGCAACGGGAACAACTTTGTGGGCAAAGTTAG ATCCAATATCCTGGGCACGAAATTCACCATCTTCGATAATGGGGTAAACCCTGAGCGGAACTACTGGGTTCCAGACAGTGCCCGGATCAGAGAGGAGCTGGGGGTTGTATGCTAT GAGACCAATGTCTTGGGATTCAGGGGGCCTCGGAAAATGACTGTGATCCTTCCAGGAATGGACAGCCGGAAGCAGAGGATGAAAATCCAGCCACAAAAT GATCAGGATTCGATATTGAGTCGTGTACAGAAGGGCGCTGGACACGGGCTGCTCCTACTGCAGAACAAGGCCCCATCGTGGAGCGATGAAAGCGGCGCATACGTACTCAATTTTCACGGTCGCGTCACTCGAGCTTCGGTCAAGAACTTCCAGATAGTGCACCCGGATGAAC CGGACCACCTGGTGCTCCAGTTTGGCCGTGTGGCCCCAAACATATTCACGATGGATTTCCGATATCCTCTTTGCCCGCTCCAAGCCTTCGCCATCTGCTTATCCAGTTTCGATGGGAAACTGGCCT GCGATTGCAAGAGAGTGAACACAGCCTTCCCAGCAGAGTTCCTATGCAAGAAGTAG
- the Tulp2 gene encoding tubby-related protein 2 isoform X6: MSYVGDGSGERAPLLSPRGAVYTRGNGPTVRHICWLPDSSDSDVEEVTMEDIPVISRPPKTHLANRRRGWLASPGPGISEEEEVESSDAGVEDKTPSPDPEPDPKPDPEPDPDPTMNSDQVHEDLASCKMEENTAPNTETASGIGDEDPEKKEVTESTETNNAPVASNVLQGDGDTSNHNAWNMTCPLPRTPGPRLGEDMEAYVLLPAPRDHMVQCRIVRNKHGMDKGMFPSYYLYLEAEDGVAVRSSPLGHFLLAGRKRKRSKTSNYLISLDPKDMSRNGNNFVGKVRSNILGTKFTIFDNGVNPERNYWVPDSARIREELGVVCYETNVLGFRGPRKMTVILPGMDSRKQRMKIQPQNDQDSILSRVQKGAGHGLLLLQNKAPSWSDESGAYVLNFHGRVTRASVKNFQIVHPDEPDHLVLQFGRVAPNIFTMDFRYPLCPLQAFAICLSSFDGKLACDCKRVNTAFPAEFLCKK; the protein is encoded by the exons ATGAGCTATGTCGGAGATGGGAGTGGTGAGCGGGCCCCTCTACTGTCACCCCGAGGAGCAG TATACACTCGGGGCAACGGCCCCACGGTCCGCCATATATGCTGGCTCCCAGACAGCTCGGATTCAGATGTAGAGGAAGTGACCATGGAAGACATTCCCGTCATCTCCCGACCTCCCAAGACGCATCTGGCAAACCGACGCAGGGGCTGGTTAGCCTCCCCAGGACCTG GGATCAGTGAAGAGGAAGAGGTTGAATCCTCGGATGCCGGAGTTGAAGACAAGACACCCAGCCCAGACCCAGAACCAGACCCAAAACCAGACCCAGAACCAGACCCAGACCCTACCATGAACTCTGATCAAGTTCATGAAGACTTGGCATCCTGCAAGATGGAAGAAAACACAGCCCCAAATACAGAAACAGCCTCTGGCATTGGG GATGAAGACCCGGAGAAGAAAGAGGTCACAGAGTCTACAGAGACAAACAATGCCCCAGTGGCATCCAACGTTTTGCAAGGCGATGGTGACACCAGCAACCACAATGCCTGGAACATGACCTGCCCCCTGCCTCGCACTCCAGGCCCTCGGCTCGGGGAGGACATGGAGGCATATGTGTTGCTCCCTGCACCCCGAGACCACATGGTGCAGTGCCGCATCGTCAGAAACAAGCATGGCATGGACAAGGGGATGTTCCCTTCATACTACCTCTacctggaggcagaggatggTGTAGCAGTACGCTCCAGCCCTTTGGGG CACTTCCTTCTGGCTGGgcggaaaaggaaaagaagcaaaactTCAAATTACCTCATCTCCCTGGATCCCAAAGACATGTCTCGCAACGGGAACAACTTTGTGGGCAAAGTTAG ATCCAATATCCTGGGCACGAAATTCACCATCTTCGATAATGGGGTAAACCCTGAGCGGAACTACTGGGTTCCAGACAGTGCCCGGATCAGAGAGGAGCTGGGGGTTGTATGCTAT GAGACCAATGTCTTGGGATTCAGGGGGCCTCGGAAAATGACTGTGATCCTTCCAGGAATGGACAGCCGGAAGCAGAGGATGAAAATCCAGCCACAAAAT GATCAGGATTCGATATTGAGTCGTGTACAGAAGGGCGCTGGACACGGGCTGCTCCTACTGCAGAACAAGGCCCCATCGTGGAGCGATGAAAGCGGCGCATACGTACTCAATTTTCACGGTCGCGTCACTCGAGCTTCGGTCAAGAACTTCCAGATAGTGCACCCGGATGAAC CGGACCACCTGGTGCTCCAGTTTGGCCGTGTGGCCCCAAACATATTCACGATGGATTTCCGATATCCTCTTTGCCCGCTCCAAGCCTTCGCCATCTGCTTATCCAGTTTCGATGGGAAACTGGCCT GCGATTGCAAGAGAGTGAACACAGCCTTCCCAGCAGAGTTCCTATGCAAGAAGTAG